A stretch of Thermomicrobium roseum DSM 5159 DNA encodes these proteins:
- the aroE gene encoding shikimate dehydrogenase — protein sequence MTLRVGLIGFPVEHSLSPVFQQVALDALGIPARYELWPTPPAELQQRIAGLRAPGTVGANVTVPHKEAVAQLVDELAPRARRVGAVNTVIVRGQRLLGDNTDVPGFLFPLRERGLPLADLRVTLLGAGGAARAVIVALLDQGCRHLTIANRTPERARQLVAEFGIGHALTLGPELLTVLGETDLLVNATSLGWDGRASPIPLDWLGQLPPHAFVYDLTYRETPLLATARQLGRTALDGLEMLVAQGAESFRLWFEREPPFDLMLRAAQEARAQRFGTIG from the coding sequence ATGACCCTCCGTGTCGGCCTGATCGGTTTCCCTGTCGAACATAGCCTCTCGCCGGTCTTCCAGCAGGTCGCCCTCGACGCTCTCGGCATCCCCGCACGCTACGAGCTCTGGCCGACTCCACCAGCCGAACTCCAGCAGCGCATCGCCGGTCTACGCGCACCCGGTACCGTGGGGGCGAACGTCACCGTCCCGCACAAAGAGGCGGTCGCGCAGCTGGTGGACGAACTCGCTCCGCGCGCTCGGCGTGTCGGTGCGGTCAACACAGTCATCGTGCGCGGGCAGAGGCTCCTCGGCGACAATACCGATGTTCCCGGTTTTCTCTTCCCGCTCCGAGAGCGGGGGCTTCCGCTCGCTGATCTCCGCGTGACCCTGCTCGGCGCCGGTGGTGCCGCCCGAGCAGTCATCGTCGCCCTGCTCGATCAGGGTTGCCGCCACCTCACCATCGCCAACCGCACGCCCGAGCGCGCCCGGCAGCTCGTAGCCGAGTTCGGAATCGGTCATGCGCTCACGCTTGGTCCGGAACTCCTCACCGTTCTCGGCGAAACCGATCTCCTGGTCAACGCCACCAGTCTCGGCTGGGACGGCCGCGCGAGTCCCATCCCGCTGGACTGGCTCGGGCAGCTGCCACCCCATGCATTCGTCTACGATCTCACTTACCGTGAGACACCGCTCCTCGCCACGGCACGTCAGTTGGGACGCACCGCACTCGATGGGCTCGAGATGCTCGTCGCGCAGGGAGCCGAGTCGTTCCGCCTCTGGTTCGAGCGTGAACCTCCGTTCGATCTCATGTTGCGCGCTGCCCAGGAGGCGCGTGCCCAGCGGTTCGGGACCATCGGGTGA
- a CDS encoding prepilin peptidase, producing MEVAIVFLPIAALTGFALGALVELTALRLPSGQPLLARPACPVCQAPLPRWSWLIPRRCAFCRNFPRHQLLSQTAIAVLLAAAWWRFLADPLQAFRVSLSILFLALIARIDWAHHLIYLVTIIPALLLGLLLTLLASPAAFLAALVGSLAGALLFALFYGLGWLLYRRPALGSGDVLLAASIGALTGWQHLLHALALGMTAAALAAVWLLARRRASRYSYLPYGSYLAGGTILALLLWGPA from the coding sequence ATGGAAGTCGCCATCGTCTTTCTGCCGATCGCCGCACTCACCGGTTTCGCGCTCGGTGCCCTCGTCGAGCTCACCGCGCTCCGCTTGCCGAGCGGTCAACCGCTGCTCGCCCGGCCAGCATGCCCAGTCTGCCAGGCTCCGCTGCCCCGCTGGAGCTGGCTGATCCCGCGCCGCTGTGCCTTCTGCCGGAACTTCCCGCGCCACCAGCTTCTCTCGCAAACAGCCATCGCGGTCCTACTGGCTGCAGCCTGGTGGCGTTTTCTCGCCGACCCCCTTCAGGCTTTTCGGGTCTCCCTCTCCATCCTCTTCCTGGCCCTCATCGCCCGCATCGACTGGGCACATCACCTGATCTATCTCGTGACGATCATCCCGGCTCTGCTCCTGGGCTTGCTCCTGACTCTGCTCGCCTCTCCCGCCGCCTTTCTCGCCGCGCTTGTCGGTTCGCTGGCCGGCGCACTCCTCTTCGCTCTCTTCTACGGTCTCGGTTGGCTCCTCTATCGCCGCCCTGCCCTCGGCAGTGGCGACGTGTTGCTCGCCGCCTCCATCGGCGCGCTGACTGGTTGGCAGCATCTCCTGCACGCACTCGCCCTCGGCATGACTGCCGCTGCGCTCGCTGCGGTCTGGCTCCTCGCTCGCCGGCGCGCGAGCCGCTACAGCTATCTTCCCTACGGCTCCTACCTCGCCGGCGGCACTATCCTCGCCCTGCTCCTCTGGGGACCTGCCTGA
- a CDS encoding SpoVR family protein encodes MRELAPSELRELERRIGAIWEIGERMGLRPLPVHFEVVPATVMYEIGAYGLPGRFSHWTHGKAYQVQKTLYDYGLSKIYELVINSHPCQAFLLETNTLLQNTLVAAHVMAHADFFANNAYFVRTRRDMVEIATVHAERIERYEFAHGKEAVEQLLDAVLAIQEHVDPSLTEIPVRRVAERERRSRSPYEDLWRLGELTDDAADERETRQRETRLPAEPVRDLLLFIHEYSPVLEDWERDVVAIVRAEMLYFLPQIQTKVVNEGWATFWHARIVRELELTPDEYLEFARLHAGVLQPTARRLNPYALGYEILRDIERRYGTEYLFMVREMENDVSLVRNYLTEELVERLDLYLYERRGEELVVVDKDWEAVRDRLASELGGNQIPVILVEDGDYHGNRELYLRHVWDGRKLDLAWAEKTLEHVYRLWGRRVWLETRTENGNDLLVLSYHPRDGHRKR; translated from the coding sequence GTGCGTGAGTTGGCACCGAGCGAACTTCGCGAACTGGAGCGCCGGATCGGAGCGATCTGGGAAATCGGGGAGCGCATGGGGTTACGCCCGCTGCCGGTGCACTTCGAGGTCGTGCCGGCAACCGTGATGTACGAGATCGGAGCATACGGGCTGCCAGGACGCTTCTCGCATTGGACACATGGGAAGGCGTATCAAGTCCAAAAGACGCTGTACGACTACGGCTTGAGCAAGATCTACGAGTTGGTGATCAATAGCCACCCCTGTCAGGCCTTCCTTTTGGAGACCAACACGCTCCTGCAAAACACGCTCGTGGCTGCACATGTCATGGCGCATGCCGACTTCTTCGCCAACAATGCGTACTTCGTTCGAACACGACGGGATATGGTCGAGATCGCGACGGTGCACGCTGAGCGGATCGAGCGGTACGAGTTCGCCCACGGCAAGGAGGCGGTCGAACAGTTGCTGGACGCGGTGCTGGCGATCCAGGAGCACGTCGATCCGAGTCTGACGGAGATTCCCGTTCGGCGCGTGGCGGAGCGGGAACGGCGATCGAGGTCGCCGTACGAGGATCTTTGGCGATTGGGTGAGCTGACCGACGATGCGGCGGACGAGCGCGAGACGCGGCAGCGCGAAACCCGGCTCCCGGCTGAACCGGTGCGGGATCTCTTGCTCTTCATCCACGAGTACTCGCCGGTCCTGGAGGACTGGGAACGGGACGTGGTGGCGATCGTCCGGGCGGAGATGCTTTATTTTCTGCCCCAGATCCAAACCAAGGTCGTGAACGAGGGGTGGGCGACTTTTTGGCATGCGCGCATCGTGCGCGAACTCGAGTTGACGCCGGACGAGTATCTCGAGTTCGCACGCCTCCATGCTGGCGTCTTGCAGCCGACAGCGAGACGGCTCAACCCGTACGCGTTGGGGTACGAGATTTTGCGCGACATCGAACGACGCTACGGAACCGAGTACCTCTTCATGGTTCGGGAAATGGAAAACGATGTCTCACTGGTCCGGAACTACTTGACTGAGGAGTTAGTCGAACGGCTGGACTTGTATCTCTACGAGCGGCGGGGTGAGGAGCTCGTGGTGGTCGACAAGGACTGGGAGGCGGTGCGGGATCGGCTGGCGAGCGAGCTGGGTGGGAACCAGATTCCGGTCATCCTGGTAGAGGACGGCGATTACCACGGAAACCGCGAACTGTACCTGCGGCACGTGTGGGACGGGCGAAAGCTCGATCTGGCATGGGCGGAAAAGACGCTGGAGCACGTTTACCGGCTGTGGGGACGCCGCGTCTGGTTAGAGACACGAACTGAGAACGGAAACGACCTGCTCGTCCTCAGCTATCATCCGCGCGACGGTCACCGCAAACGATAA
- the yhbH gene encoding sporulation protein YhbH yields the protein MFTLAIRRDDWSLHRKGAIDQARHMEKVKEAIKRNLADIVSEQSLITSDGKRVVRVPIRVLEEYRFRFDPDSGRQVGQGSGGTHVGDVVGRVGGGQRSGDGPQAGDQPGIDYYEAELTIEELSELIFEDLELPNLEEKRLRELESEAVRFTEIRRHGPFANLDKRRTLRENLRRNAWRGRARIGDFANEDLRFKTWERDVKRESNAVVIAMMDVSGSMGTFEKYVSRAFYYWMVRFLRTKYDRVEIRFIAHHAEAREVSEEEFFSRGESGGTRASTAYELALQLIRESYPPDSWNIYPFHFSDGDNWPSDNERCRELAEELLRCANLFGYGEIRQGRYTYQSTLMHTLQRIGSPKLVTVTITEKADVYQALRRFFGPEVGQEVARA from the coding sequence ATGTTCACGCTGGCGATCCGGCGCGATGATTGGTCGTTGCACCGCAAGGGTGCGATCGACCAAGCGCGACACATGGAAAAGGTGAAGGAAGCGATCAAGCGGAATCTCGCGGACATCGTCAGCGAGCAGTCGCTCATCACCTCGGACGGCAAGCGGGTGGTCCGGGTACCGATCCGGGTGCTCGAGGAGTACCGGTTCCGCTTCGACCCGGACAGCGGCCGGCAAGTCGGGCAGGGCAGCGGTGGGACGCACGTCGGGGACGTGGTGGGCCGGGTAGGGGGTGGCCAGCGGTCGGGAGACGGTCCGCAAGCGGGTGACCAGCCGGGAATCGACTACTACGAAGCGGAACTGACGATCGAGGAGCTGAGCGAACTCATCTTCGAAGATCTCGAATTGCCCAACCTGGAGGAAAAACGGCTGCGGGAACTCGAGTCGGAGGCGGTTCGCTTCACCGAGATCCGCCGGCATGGTCCGTTCGCCAACCTGGACAAGCGGCGGACGCTGCGGGAGAACTTGCGGCGGAATGCATGGCGTGGCCGTGCGCGCATCGGAGACTTCGCGAACGAGGACCTACGGTTCAAGACGTGGGAGCGGGACGTCAAGCGAGAGTCGAACGCGGTCGTTATCGCCATGATGGATGTCTCCGGCTCGATGGGAACGTTCGAGAAGTATGTCTCGCGCGCGTTCTACTACTGGATGGTGCGTTTCTTGCGAACGAAGTACGACCGAGTCGAGATCCGGTTCATCGCCCATCATGCGGAGGCTCGGGAGGTCAGCGAGGAGGAGTTCTTCTCGCGGGGCGAGAGTGGTGGGACGCGGGCGAGCACCGCGTACGAGCTCGCCTTGCAGCTCATCCGCGAGTCGTACCCGCCGGACAGTTGGAACATTTATCCGTTCCATTTCTCGGATGGAGACAACTGGCCGTCCGACAACGAGCGTTGCCGCGAACTGGCTGAGGAGCTCCTGCGCTGCGCGAACCTCTTCGGATACGGCGAGATCCGACAGGGGCGATACACCTACCAGAGCACGCTGATGCATACGTTGCAGCGGATCGGTAGTCCCAAACTGGTGACGGTCACGATCACCGAGAAGGCGGACGTGTACCAGGCGCTGCGGCGCTTTTTCGGTCCCGAGGTGGGGCAGGAGGTGGCGCGTGCGTGA
- a CDS encoding PrkA family serine protein kinase translates to MDLLERLEAFRAEEARLHWEGTFADYFELVLANPQIAQLAHARIYNMIMDAGVEQLPDGRVRYRFFADEIFGLEKPLEQIVEYFRSAAQRLEVRKRILLLMGPVGGGKSTIVAKLKRGLEQYTRTDRGAVYAIKGCPMHEEPLHLIPEPLRDELFREHGIYIEGELCPWCRYYLEEAPRDEQHPWSRPGQLFSGRHEDVPVVRIVFSEKHRVGIGTFTPSDPKSQDIAELVGSIDLSTIGEVGAESDPRAYRFDGELNIANRGLVEFIEMLKVDERFLYVLLTLTQEQSIKTGRFPMIYADEVVISHTNEHEYNAFVGNKRSEALQDRIILVKVPYNLRVSDEVKIYQKLLKQSGIRDVHIAPGTLEAAATFAVLSRLEESRKAGMTLMKKLKLYDGQVVEGYTPQDVKELQEEATREGMDGVSPRYVINRISAAIVREGTRCINAIDVLRSLRDGLEQHTSITPKERERLLNLIAEARKEYDEWAKREVQRAFVYSFEEQARTLFNNYLDNVEAYVNRTKVIDPITEEELEPDERLMRSIEEQIGIPESQKRQFREELLIKMSAMARRGQPFDYTSHDRLREAIERKLFADLRDVVKITTSTKTPDPDQLRRMNEVVDRLVQHHGYCPVCANELLKYVGALLSR, encoded by the coding sequence ATGGATCTCTTGGAGCGCTTGGAAGCCTTCCGGGCAGAGGAAGCCCGACTCCATTGGGAAGGTACGTTCGCTGACTACTTCGAGCTCGTGCTGGCGAATCCACAGATCGCCCAGCTGGCGCATGCCCGGATCTACAACATGATCATGGATGCGGGGGTGGAGCAACTGCCGGACGGACGCGTCCGCTACCGGTTCTTTGCGGACGAGATCTTCGGGCTGGAAAAACCGTTGGAGCAGATCGTCGAGTACTTTCGGTCAGCGGCGCAGCGGCTGGAGGTTCGCAAGCGGATTCTCCTGCTCATGGGACCGGTGGGTGGGGGGAAATCGACGATCGTGGCCAAGCTCAAGCGGGGCTTGGAGCAGTACACCCGGACGGATCGGGGAGCGGTCTACGCGATCAAGGGCTGCCCGATGCACGAGGAGCCGCTGCACCTGATACCGGAGCCACTGCGCGACGAACTTTTCCGCGAGCACGGGATCTACATCGAGGGGGAACTGTGCCCGTGGTGCCGGTATTACCTGGAGGAGGCGCCGCGTGATGAGCAGCATCCCTGGAGTCGACCGGGGCAGCTGTTCAGCGGGCGTCATGAGGACGTTCCGGTGGTGCGCATCGTGTTTTCCGAGAAGCATCGCGTCGGGATCGGGACGTTTACGCCGTCGGATCCGAAGAGCCAGGACATCGCGGAGTTGGTGGGAAGCATCGACCTCTCGACGATCGGTGAGGTGGGGGCGGAGTCGGATCCCCGAGCCTACCGGTTCGATGGGGAACTCAACATCGCGAATCGGGGGCTGGTGGAATTCATCGAGATGCTCAAGGTCGACGAGCGTTTTCTCTACGTGCTGCTGACGTTGACGCAGGAGCAGAGCATCAAGACCGGTCGATTCCCGATGATCTATGCCGACGAGGTGGTGATCAGCCACACCAATGAGCACGAATACAACGCATTCGTGGGGAACAAGCGGAGCGAAGCACTGCAAGACCGGATCATCCTCGTCAAAGTACCGTACAACTTGCGTGTGTCCGACGAGGTGAAGATCTACCAGAAACTTTTGAAGCAGAGCGGAATCCGCGACGTGCACATCGCACCGGGAACCCTGGAAGCGGCCGCGACGTTCGCCGTGCTCTCGCGCCTGGAGGAGAGCCGGAAGGCGGGCATGACGCTGATGAAGAAGCTCAAGCTCTACGACGGGCAAGTGGTCGAGGGATACACGCCTCAAGACGTGAAAGAGTTGCAAGAGGAAGCAACGCGCGAGGGGATGGACGGGGTTTCGCCGCGCTATGTGATCAACCGGATCTCGGCGGCGATCGTGCGGGAGGGGACCCGCTGCATCAACGCGATCGATGTCTTGCGGAGCCTCCGTGACGGTCTCGAGCAACATACCAGCATCACTCCGAAGGAGCGCGAGCGTCTCCTGAATCTGATCGCGGAGGCGCGCAAGGAGTACGACGAGTGGGCCAAGCGCGAGGTGCAGCGGGCCTTCGTCTATTCGTTCGAGGAGCAAGCGCGGACGCTCTTCAACAACTATCTCGACAACGTGGAAGCCTACGTCAACCGGACGAAGGTGATCGACCCGATCACCGAGGAGGAACTCGAGCCAGACGAACGGCTGATGCGCTCGATCGAGGAGCAGATCGGGATCCCGGAGAGCCAGAAGCGGCAGTTCCGGGAGGAACTGCTCATCAAGATGTCGGCGATGGCGCGGCGTGGTCAACCGTTCGATTACACGTCGCACGACCGTTTGCGGGAAGCGATCGAGCGCAAGCTGTTCGCGGACTTGCGCGACGTCGTCAAGATCACCACCTCGACCAAGACACCGGACCCGGATCAGTTGCGACGGATGAACGAGGTGGTCGATCGGCTGGTTCAGCATCACGGCTACTGTCCGGTCTGCGCGAACGAGCTCTTGAAGTACGTCGGTGCACTCTTGAGCCGCTGA
- a CDS encoding M42 family metallopeptidase — protein MDLDWELLRRLCEAPGIPGHEERIAGVVRAALQPLVDEFHVDAMGNLIGRRRGRSDRRVMLAAHMDEIGFLVRHIDEQGFLRLQSVGGFDARVLVAQRVHVWPRTGDPLLGALQLATKPIHLLAQEERKAPTMEDLYVDLGLPADEVRARVEIGDMVTLGRDFARLGPTVLSKALDDRVGLFVMLESLRHLEHHEADIVAVATVQEEVGLRGAQTAAFGLEPHVGIALDVTIAGDVPGIDPKDRVTSLGAGVALKVFDTSHLPSRPLLQHLREIAEREGIRYQLEVLPRGGTDAGALQRARAGIPVVTLSIPTRHVHTVNEMAHIEDIAAAVQLLTRYLAEAHERSYHPYAW, from the coding sequence ATGGATCTCGACTGGGAACTCCTGCGGAGGCTCTGCGAGGCACCTGGTATCCCCGGACACGAGGAGCGGATCGCGGGGGTCGTGCGGGCTGCTCTCCAGCCGCTCGTCGATGAGTTCCACGTCGATGCCATGGGCAATCTCATCGGCAGGCGCCGCGGCCGCAGCGATCGCCGCGTCATGCTCGCTGCCCACATGGACGAAATCGGCTTCCTCGTTCGTCACATCGACGAGCAAGGCTTTCTTCGTCTCCAATCGGTTGGCGGCTTCGATGCCCGCGTCCTGGTCGCCCAGCGCGTCCACGTGTGGCCCCGCACCGGTGATCCGCTCCTCGGCGCGCTCCAGCTCGCGACGAAGCCGATCCATCTGCTCGCTCAGGAAGAGCGCAAAGCGCCGACGATGGAGGACCTGTACGTCGATCTCGGATTACCCGCTGACGAGGTACGCGCTCGCGTCGAGATCGGCGACATGGTCACCCTGGGCCGCGACTTCGCTCGCCTCGGACCGACGGTGCTCAGCAAGGCCCTCGACGATCGTGTCGGGCTGTTCGTGATGCTGGAATCTCTCCGTCATCTCGAACACCACGAGGCGGATATCGTCGCGGTCGCCACTGTCCAGGAGGAAGTTGGCCTACGCGGCGCTCAGACCGCAGCGTTCGGGCTCGAACCCCACGTCGGGATCGCGCTGGATGTCACCATCGCCGGTGACGTTCCGGGCATCGACCCCAAGGATCGTGTCACCTCTCTCGGAGCAGGTGTCGCTCTCAAGGTTTTCGATACGTCCCATCTCCCCAGCCGGCCGCTTCTCCAGCACCTGCGCGAGATCGCCGAGCGGGAGGGTATCCGCTACCAGCTCGAAGTCCTCCCGCGTGGGGGTACCGATGCTGGCGCTCTCCAGCGCGCCCGAGCCGGTATTCCGGTCGTCACGCTTTCCATTCCCACCCGTCACGTGCACACGGTCAACGAAATGGCGCACATCGAGGACATCGCTGCAGCCGTTCAGCTGCTCACGCGCTACCTCGCCGAAGCGCACGAGCGTTCCTATCACCCCTACGCATGGTGA
- a CDS encoding uroporphyrinogen decarboxylase family protein, with product MANLSKRERVEAALQGELVDRPPVCFWHHFRPEGSGYRLAELTYDFFIRRFDLDIAKLMPDLRYPFPRRTITTPDDWYLVDAIDFRTSRYAREWVRAVRRLRELAGPEVPIVVTVFSPLTQVLYFVADHQLFLQHAVERPALLHQVLAIIAENVRQQIELVLAAGADGIFFALQGCSATVMPVERYREFGRPYDLLALSGAADAWLNILHVHGERDLYFDEVLDYPVRVLSWSDRRAGPSLAQASQRTTRCLMGGWDEFGPLARGPEEGIRDEALDALRQTNGRRLILANGCSVPDDTDERWLAAARRIVDELAS from the coding sequence ATGGCGAACCTGAGCAAGCGTGAACGTGTCGAAGCTGCCCTACAGGGCGAACTCGTCGATCGCCCACCAGTTTGTTTCTGGCACCACTTCCGTCCCGAGGGTTCGGGATATCGTCTTGCCGAGCTCACCTATGACTTTTTCATCCGCCGCTTCGATCTCGACATCGCAAAACTGATGCCGGATCTGCGCTATCCGTTCCCGCGCCGGACGATTACCACGCCGGACGATTGGTACCTCGTCGACGCGATCGACTTCCGCACGAGTCGCTACGCCCGCGAATGGGTTCGGGCCGTTCGTCGCCTCCGCGAACTGGCTGGCCCCGAGGTTCCCATCGTCGTTACGGTTTTCAGCCCGCTGACTCAAGTCCTCTACTTTGTGGCCGACCATCAGCTGTTTTTGCAGCACGCTGTCGAGCGACCAGCCCTCTTGCACCAGGTTCTGGCCATCATCGCCGAGAACGTGCGGCAGCAGATCGAGCTCGTCCTGGCAGCCGGAGCTGATGGCATTTTCTTCGCGCTGCAAGGCTGCTCAGCGACCGTCATGCCGGTCGAGCGCTATCGCGAGTTCGGTCGACCCTATGATCTCCTCGCTCTGAGCGGTGCCGCGGACGCCTGGCTGAATATCCTTCACGTGCATGGCGAACGCGATCTCTACTTCGACGAGGTCCTCGACTATCCGGTTCGAGTCCTCAGCTGGAGCGACCGCCGTGCTGGACCATCGCTCGCCCAGGCGAGCCAGCGCACCACCAGGTGCCTCATGGGCGGCTGGGACGAGTTCGGGCCACTCGCTCGCGGCCCTGAGGAAGGCATCCGCGACGAAGCACTCGATGCACTCCGACAGACCAACGGTCGGCGGCTCATCCTCGCCAATGGCTGCTCGGTTCCCGACGATACCGACGAGCGCTGGCTCGCCGCTGCCCGTCGCATCGTCGACGAGCTCGCTTCCTGA
- a CDS encoding tyrosine-type recombinase/integrase, with protein sequence MGITIEEAVARFLDDLRLSPRSRTTYALALRKFLRHLEEVQGLSPEAAVSELREEHAIAFLRDLVPDDIKTPEQVSRMRTAQTTFAAVRKFYGYLISFDLHTGLSTEKLRVRAATVLPRFTPPPPDVRTSDLERIVDHVRRLAPESDPIKELRRLKVRALILFLFRTGVRVSELCALRRQDIDLETGTARIYRAKGGKSRTVHFDSETAEALAAYWRARGDSGRGVNAFPAFSGRDRPGQPGKAIAPRTVQALVSRLSEEAGVEFAVTPHSFRHGLATELVRRRVRESTVQTILGHASPVTTRIYVHLTAQEAAEEYQAAFGRYRRPGGRGAGR encoded by the coding sequence ATGGGCATCACGATCGAAGAGGCGGTCGCTCGCTTTCTCGATGATCTGCGGCTTTCGCCGCGCAGCCGTACGACCTACGCGTTGGCGTTGCGGAAGTTTCTCCGTCACCTGGAGGAGGTGCAAGGGCTTTCGCCCGAGGCAGCGGTGAGCGAGCTCCGCGAGGAGCATGCGATCGCGTTCTTGCGCGATCTCGTACCCGACGACATCAAAACGCCCGAGCAAGTCTCGCGGATGCGGACGGCCCAGACGACGTTCGCAGCGGTGCGCAAGTTCTACGGTTACCTGATTTCGTTCGATCTCCACACCGGACTTTCGACGGAGAAACTGCGCGTGCGGGCCGCAACCGTCCTTCCGCGGTTCACTCCCCCACCGCCCGATGTCCGCACGAGCGATCTGGAACGGATCGTCGACCATGTCCGCCGGCTGGCTCCGGAGAGCGATCCGATCAAGGAGCTCCGCCGACTCAAGGTGAGGGCATTGATCTTGTTCCTTTTCCGCACGGGGGTACGGGTCTCGGAACTTTGTGCGTTGCGCCGTCAAGACATCGACCTGGAAACCGGCACAGCGCGGATCTACCGGGCCAAGGGTGGCAAGAGCCGTACCGTACACTTCGACAGCGAGACCGCCGAGGCGCTGGCAGCGTACTGGCGGGCGCGCGGTGACAGCGGACGGGGGGTGAATGCGTTTCCGGCGTTCAGTGGGCGAGATCGCCCGGGTCAACCGGGGAAGGCGATCGCCCCGCGGACGGTGCAGGCGCTGGTGAGTCGGCTCAGCGAGGAGGCCGGCGTGGAGTTCGCAGTGACTCCTCATTCCTTCCGACACGGACTGGCGACCGAGCTCGTACGGAGACGGGTGAGAGAATCGACCGTCCAGACGATTCTCGGCCATGCTTCTCCGGTGACGACGCGGATCTACGTGCACCTGACGGCGCAGGAAGCAGCGGAGGAATATCAGGCGGCGTTCGGTCGCTACCGGCGACCGGGCGGTAGGGGAGCGGGTCGCTGA
- a CDS encoding phosphatase PAP2 family protein, with translation MRIVRLLPAWDETQPRVRAAMFELGLMVSLFSLYFVTRGIAAGRAYDAFQNAFLVMRLESALGLAIEQQLQRIVLATPVLVTLLNGIYAFTHLWTVLLFGTWAFFRVPDRYREVRATFLAILGAGLLSYTLFPLAPPRFFPWRGFVDTLALMRGVNYDHPGIATLYNPFAAMPSLHVAFAVFVCLGLFRLSGNRLLHGVGMLYAALMTLAVIGTGNHYVLDCLAGTALAAAAWAIVPRLLGRSAREAIPLPAVAVARSRFGQDRS, from the coding sequence ATGCGAATCGTTCGGCTCCTGCCCGCATGGGATGAGACCCAGCCACGTGTTCGCGCGGCAATGTTCGAACTTGGCCTCATGGTGAGCCTCTTTTCGCTGTACTTCGTCACGCGGGGAATCGCCGCTGGACGCGCGTACGATGCGTTCCAAAACGCCTTTTTGGTGATGCGCCTCGAAAGCGCACTCGGTCTCGCGATCGAGCAGCAGCTTCAGCGAATTGTGCTCGCCACTCCCGTGCTCGTCACCCTCCTCAACGGGATCTACGCTTTTACGCACCTGTGGACAGTGCTCCTGTTCGGCACGTGGGCATTCTTCCGTGTCCCCGACCGCTACCGTGAAGTGCGCGCGACCTTCCTCGCCATCCTCGGCGCTGGTCTCTTGTCGTACACTCTGTTCCCGCTCGCTCCGCCCCGCTTTTTTCCCTGGCGTGGCTTCGTCGACACCCTCGCCCTGATGCGCGGCGTCAACTACGATCACCCGGGAATCGCAACGCTCTACAATCCCTTCGCCGCCATGCCGAGTCTCCACGTCGCCTTCGCTGTTTTCGTCTGCCTGGGGCTCTTCCGGTTATCCGGCAATCGCCTGCTGCACGGCGTCGGCATGCTCTATGCCGCTTTGATGACGCTCGCTGTCATCGGCACCGGAAATCACTACGTCCTCGATTGCCTGGCAGGAACCGCCCTCGCCGCCGCAGCGTGGGCCATCGTCCCGCGGCTCCTCGGCCGCTCCGCCCGCGAAGCGATCCCCCTCCCTGCGGTCGCTGTCGCTCGCTCCCGATTCGGCCAAGACCGATCGTGA
- a CDS encoding response regulator, which translates to MEAGWRILVVDDERSFREGMARALESWAQVRGVDDLGEAQCLLSSWRPHAIIVDPVLRSGDAIAFLSRVARTENVVVFCCVARRGYPFAFRDGRVRFLPREWSWRTLSSIIERSVRVLLEKKQLVQMDERGACSGDDFPRDQDWSSQKREWPTPVSRAVVNYAEEAVQ; encoded by the coding sequence GTGGAGGCAGGCTGGCGCATCTTGGTGGTCGACGACGAAAGGTCGTTTCGGGAGGGGATGGCTCGTGCCCTGGAGTCATGGGCACAGGTGCGAGGAGTAGACGATCTCGGTGAGGCTCAGTGTTTGCTGTCTTCGTGGCGCCCGCATGCGATCATCGTGGATCCTGTTCTTCGGAGCGGGGATGCGATCGCTTTTCTGAGCCGGGTTGCTCGGACGGAGAACGTGGTCGTCTTTTGTTGCGTCGCCCGGCGGGGCTATCCGTTCGCGTTCCGAGATGGACGAGTCCGTTTCTTGCCACGCGAGTGGTCCTGGCGAACCCTGAGCAGCATCATCGAGCGATCGGTTCGCGTTCTACTCGAGAAAAAGCAGCTGGTGCAGATGGACGAGCGGGGTGCGTGCTCGGGCGACGACTTTCCGCGCGACCAGGACTGGTCGAGTCAAAAGCGGGAGTGGCCGACGCCGGTGTCGAGGGCCGTCGTGAACTATGCCGAGGAAGCGGTGCAATAG
- a CDS encoding heavy-metal-associated domain-containing protein, with product MVTRTYRVPDVSCQHCVRAITEELRKIAGIQEIEVDLAQKIVRVVSEEQVPEEAIRNGIEAAGYTIAASAG from the coding sequence ATGGTGACGCGGACGTATCGGGTTCCGGACGTGAGTTGCCAGCACTGCGTGCGGGCGATCACCGAAGAACTTCGGAAGATCGCGGGAATCCAGGAGATCGAGGTGGACCTCGCGCAAAAAATCGTGCGCGTCGTGAGCGAGGAGCAGGTGCCCGAGGAAGCGATCCGGAACGGGATCGAGGCAGCCGGCTACACGATCGCTGCTTCGGCGGGCTGA